GACTTCGCGCTCGCCGCCGGGGGCGAGGTGCCGTCCGCCGAACAGGCCGAGCCGCTGGCCGACGCCGCCCACGCGCCGCGGGTCACCGACCTCCTCGGCCGGGACGGGTTGATCGAGCCCTCCGCCCCCGACGACGGCACACCCCCGGGCGACCTCACCCGCGAGCCGCTCGACTTCCCGGCCGACCGGGCGCTCCGGCTCCAGGCGCTGGCGCGCGGCGACGAGGGCTTCGTGCTCGCCCTCGGCTACTCGACGCAGCGCGGCTACGGCCGCACCCACCCCTTCGTCGGCGAGATCCGGGTCGGGACGGTGGCGGTCGAGTTCGTGCCGGAGGAGCTGGGCTTCGTGGTGCCGCTGGGCGAGATCGACCTCACCGAGTGCCAGATGGTCAACCAGTTCCACGGCAGCGCCGGGGTGCCGCCCCAGTTCACCCGCGGCTACGGCCTCGCCTTCGGCCAGAGCGAGCGCAAGGCGATGGCGATGGCGCTCGTCGACCGGGCCTTGCGCGCCGAGGAGCTGGGCGAGCCGGTCGGCGCCCCGGCGCAGGACCAAGAATTCGTGCTGGCGCATTGCGACGCGCTCCAGGCCACCGGCTTCGTCGAGCACCTGAAGCTGCCCCACTACGTCGATTTCCAGGCCGAGCTGGAGCTGGTGCGGCGGCTGCGCGCCGAGCACGCCGCCCGGCACGCAGGCCCCGAGGCCGAGATGAAGGAGGCCGCCGAGTGAGCGCCAGTTCGGAGACCGGCTACAACTTCGCCTATCTCGACGAGGGCACCAAGCGGATGATCCGCCGGGCGATCCTGAAGGCGATCGCGATCCCCGGCTACCAGGTGCCGTTCGCCTCGCGCGAGATGCCGATGCCCTACGGCTGGGGCACCGGCGGCGTGCAGGTGACCGCCGCGATCCTGGGCCGGCGCGACGTGCTCAAGGTCATCGACCAGGGCTCGGACGACACGACGAACGCGGTCTCGATCCGGGCCTTCTTCGCCCGCACGGCCGGGGTCGCCGTCACCACCCGCACCCGCGACGCGACCGTGATCCAGACCCGCCACCGCATCCCGGAGGCGCCGCTCCACGGGGCCCAGGTGCTGGTCTACCAGGTGCCGATCCCCGAGCCGCTGCGCTTCCTCGAGCCGCGGGAGACCGAGACGCGCCAGCTCCACGCGCTCGCCGAGTACGGCCTGATGCACGTCAAGCTCTACGAGGACATCGCCCGCCATGGCCACATCGCCACGACCTACGCCTATCCGGTCGAGGTCGCGGGCCGCTACGTCATGGATCCCTCGCCGACGCCGAAATTCGACAACCCGAAGATGGACGATTGCCCGGCGCTCCAGCTCTTCGGCGCCGGCCGCGAGAAGCGGATCTACGCCGTGCCGCCCCACACGCGGGTGAGGAGCCTCGACTTCGAGGACCATCCGTTCCGGGTCCAGAGCTTCGACCGCCCCTGCGCGCTCTGCGGCGCCGAGGGCGTCTACCTCGACGAGGTGCTGCTCGACGATGCCGGCGGGCGGATGTTCGTCTGCTCGGACACCGACCATTGCGAGGAGCGCCGGGCGGAAGGCCATGTCGGAACGGAGGCGACGGCGCATGCCTGACCCCACCGTCCGCCGCGCGGGCAAGCCCGACCTCCCGGCCGTGCTCGCCCTCTACGCCGAATTGAACGCCGGCCGGGTCGCGACCCTGGAGCAGGCCGAGGCGCTGCTCGCCCGCCTCGCCTCCTACCCCGATTACGGGCTCTACGTCGCGGAGGTGGACGGCCGGATCGTCGGCACCTTCTGCCTGATCGTTCTCGACAACATCGCCCATTGGGGCACGCCCTCCGCCCTCGTCGAGAGCGTGGTGGTGGCGGACGGCCAGCGCGGCACCGGCCTCGGCCGGCGGATGATGCGGGAGGCCGGCCGGCTCGCGGGCGAGAAGGGCTGCTACAAGCTCGCCCTGTCCTCGAACGTCGACGCCAGGCCCGCCCACCGCTTCTACGAGAGCCTCGGCTTCGAGCGGTACGGCTACAGCTTCCGGCTCGATCCTCCCTTCACGGATGACACGGGGCCGTCCGGCAGCGGAGAAGCCAAGGGCTTCCCCTCTCCCCGCGGGCGGGGAGAGGCTTTCGTCCCCCTCGTCGGGGACGAAAGGAGCGCGACGCGCGAGGGTGAGGGGGTATCTCCGGATGAGGCTCCTCCGGAAGCACCCCCTCACCCTCGCTCCGGCTGCGCCTGCGCTCACTCCGTCGACGACAAGGTCGCCGGAATCCTCTCCCCGCCCGCGGGGAGAGGGGAATTCCCGCGCCTTTCGCTGTCAGCGGACAGCCACGAGGAGACGACCGCATGAGCGCCCCCCTGCTCCAGGCCCGCGGCCTGACCAAGCATTACGGCGACCGCTTGGCCTGCGCCGACGTCTCCTTCGACCTCGATCCCGGCGAGGTGCTGGCGATCGTCGGCGAGTCGGGTTCCGGCAAGTCGACGCTGCTC
The sequence above is drawn from the Methylobacterium terrae genome and encodes:
- a CDS encoding carbon-phosphorus lyase complex subunit PhnI translates to MYVAVKGGEAAIASAHRLLAEARRGDTSVPELSVAQIREQMALLVDRVMTEGSLHDPDLAALALKQARGDLIEAVFLVRAYRTTLPRFGASEPVETGAMTLHRRVSATYKDLPGGQVLGPTFDYTHRLIDFALAAGGEVPSAEQAEPLADAAHAPRVTDLLGRDGLIEPSAPDDGTPPGDLTREPLDFPADRALRLQALARGDEGFVLALGYSTQRGYGRTHPFVGEIRVGTVAVEFVPEELGFVVPLGEIDLTECQMVNQFHGSAGVPPQFTRGYGLAFGQSERKAMAMALVDRALRAEELGEPVGAPAQDQEFVLAHCDALQATGFVEHLKLPHYVDFQAELELVRRLRAEHAARHAGPEAEMKEAAE
- a CDS encoding alpha-D-ribose 1-methylphosphonate 5-phosphate C-P-lyase PhnJ; this translates as MSASSETGYNFAYLDEGTKRMIRRAILKAIAIPGYQVPFASREMPMPYGWGTGGVQVTAAILGRRDVLKVIDQGSDDTTNAVSIRAFFARTAGVAVTTRTRDATVIQTRHRIPEAPLHGAQVLVYQVPIPEPLRFLEPRETETRQLHALAEYGLMHVKLYEDIARHGHIATTYAYPVEVAGRYVMDPSPTPKFDNPKMDDCPALQLFGAGREKRIYAVPPHTRVRSLDFEDHPFRVQSFDRPCALCGAEGVYLDEVLLDDAGGRMFVCSDTDHCEERRAEGHVGTEATAHA
- a CDS encoding GNAT family N-acetyltransferase, with the translated sequence MPDPTVRRAGKPDLPAVLALYAELNAGRVATLEQAEALLARLASYPDYGLYVAEVDGRIVGTFCLIVLDNIAHWGTPSALVESVVVADGQRGTGLGRRMMREAGRLAGEKGCYKLALSSNVDARPAHRFYESLGFERYGYSFRLDPPFTDDTGPSGSGEAKGFPSPRGRGEAFVPLVGDERSATREGEGVSPDEAPPEAPPHPRSGCACAHSVDDKVAGILSPPAGRGEFPRLSLSADSHEETTA